In Gopherus flavomarginatus isolate rGopFla2 chromosome 5, rGopFla2.mat.asm, whole genome shotgun sequence, one DNA window encodes the following:
- the PAPOLA gene encoding poly(A) polymerase alpha isoform X3, whose protein sequence is MPFPVTTQGSQQTQQLQKHYGITSPISLASPKEIDCILTQKLIDTLKPFGVFEEEEELQRRILILGKLNNLVKEWIQEISEIKNLPQSVIENVGGKIFTFGSYRLGVHTKGADIDALCVAPRHVDRSDFFTSFYEKLKLQEEVKDLRAVEEAFVPVIKLCFDGIEIDILFARLALQTIPEDLDLRDDSLLKNLDIRCIRSLNGCRVTDEILHLVPNIDNFRLTLRAIKLWAKRHNIYSNILGFLGGVSWAMLVARTCQLYPNAIASTLVHKFFLVFSKWEWPNPVLLKQPEECNLNLPVWDPRGFEVSV, encoded by the exons TCCAGTTACAACCCAGGGATCACAACAAACACAGCAACTACAGAAGCATTATGGCATTACCTCACCTATCAGTTTGGCTTCCCCCAAGGAGATTGACTGTATACTTACCCAGAAATTAATTGATACCCTAAAGCCCTTTGGTGTgtttgaagaagaggaggaactgCAGCGCAG GATTCTAATTTTGGGAAAGTTAAATAATCTGGTAAAGGAATGGATACAGGAAATCAGTGAAATCAAG AATCTTCCACAATCCGTAATAGAAAATGTTGGAGGAAAAATTTTTACGTTTGGATCCTACCGACTAGGGGTGCACACAAAAG GAGCTGATATTGATGCATTATGTGTTGCACCAAGGCATGTTGACAGGAGTGACTTTTTCACCTCATTTTATGAAAAACTGAAACTACAGGAAGAAGTAAAAGACTTAAGG GCTGTTGAAGAGGCGTTTGTCCCAGTTATCAAACTGTGTTTTGATGGGATAGAG attgatATTTTGTTTGCAAGATTAGCACTGCAGACTATTCCTGAGGATTTGGACCTTCGAGATGATAGCCTACTTAAAAATTTAGACATTAGATGCATACGAAGTCTTAACG GTTGCAGGGTAACCGATGAAATTTTACATCTAGTACCAAACATCGACAACTTCAGGTTAACACTGAGAGCTATCAAACTGTGGGCAAAAC GCCACAACATCTATTCCAATATACTAGGTTTCCTTGGTGGTGTTTCCTGGGCTATGTTAGTAGCAAGAACTTGCCAGCTTTATCCAAATGCAATAGCATCAACTCTTGTACATAAATTTTTCTTGGTATTTTCTAAATG GGAATGGCCAAATCCAGTGCTATTGAAACAGCCAGAAGAATGCAATCTTAATTTGCCTGTATGGGACCCAAGG GGGTTTGAGGTCAGTGTGTGA